CACAGTATGCACAATTAGGAATATTTTTCTCTTGAGCACATTTTCGTATCTCGCACTCGTAGCAATGGCTGAAATACTTTTCTCCTTTTTCCATACAACCGTCACAATAAATACTATCTGCAGGAATCGTTGCACCGAACATCTTTGACCATTCGGCTGCTGTCTTTTCTCGTAATGCCTGGTCATCATTTTTTGTTGCGATATATGCAGGGCATTCAGAGCAAATGATTCCGCAAGCTGCTATTATTTTTTCCATGATTTCTCCCTTGTCGTTTATGCGTCTTTCAATTTATTATTTACTTTGAGTCCAGAATTTTGCATTCAGTTAAAAATGGCGAATTGAATTCTGTAACATCTCCTGCTTTCTTTCCGGGAACAGGAAACAAACGTGCAGAAAGTGGTTTGTCCAATTTCATACTCAAGCTTGCGACGTCAAAGAGGATG
This DNA window, taken from Candidatus Cloacimonadota bacterium, encodes the following:
- a CDS encoding DUF3795 domain-containing protein, encoding MEKIIAACGIICSECPAYIATKNDDQALREKTAAEWSKMFGATIPADSIYCDGCMEKGEKYFSHCYECEIRKCAQEKNIPNCAYCGDYACEKVEGLFIMVPQAKTELDLIRETIKE